A region from the Methanofollis liminatans DSM 4140 genome encodes:
- the thiC gene encoding phosphomethylpyrimidine synthase ThiC, translating into MCVMQTLIKECLKGVPPEVEVVARDEGLSPRQAARAITRGRITVAANPRRPHRLSAIGEGCRIKVNVNIGTSGERCDPALEIRKAQAALENGADTLMDLSTGGDLPAMRKEILALDVPVGTVPIYEAVRRAGNAADVTSDLLFNVIREHCRQGVDFLTLHCGVNQAAFSALRLDPRVMGVVSRGGAFHVAMMAATGEENPLYSEYDYLLEILSEADVVASLGDGMRPGCLYDAERLAKVTEYVTLGGLAKRALAAGVQRFIEGPGHMPLDQVGYNVQMLKEISDGAPLYLLGPLVTDVAPGYDHVVGAMGFAVAAMHGADFFCMVSPAEHLALPDIDDIVEGTRVAKITAHAGDIVRFGAGAHARADLKMAEARRRLNWEEQFKAAMYGEHARTIHQRDGDLETCSMCGDLCAVKMVRDILGEREK; encoded by the coding sequence ATGTGTGTTATGCAAACCCTGATCAAGGAGTGCCTCAAAGGCGTCCCTCCCGAGGTGGAGGTGGTGGCGAGGGACGAGGGGCTCTCGCCGCGGCAGGCCGCCCGTGCGATAACGAGGGGGCGGATCACGGTCGCAGCCAACCCCCGCCGTCCGCACCGCCTCTCTGCCATCGGCGAGGGCTGCCGGATCAAGGTGAACGTGAACATCGGCACCTCAGGGGAGCGCTGCGACCCTGCCCTCGAGATCAGGAAGGCGCAGGCGGCCCTGGAGAACGGTGCCGACACCCTGATGGATCTCTCCACCGGCGGGGATCTCCCGGCGATGAGAAAGGAGATCCTTGCCCTCGACGTTCCCGTGGGCACGGTCCCGATCTACGAGGCGGTGCGACGGGCCGGGAATGCGGCCGACGTCACCTCCGATCTCCTCTTTAACGTGATCCGGGAGCACTGCCGGCAGGGCGTGGACTTCCTCACCCTCCACTGCGGCGTGAACCAGGCCGCCTTTTCGGCCCTCCGCCTCGACCCGCGGGTGATGGGCGTGGTCTCGCGGGGCGGGGCCTTCCACGTGGCGATGATGGCGGCGACCGGCGAGGAGAACCCGCTCTACAGCGAGTACGACTACCTCCTCGAGATCCTCTCTGAGGCCGATGTCGTCGCCTCCCTCGGGGACGGGATGCGCCCCGGCTGCCTGTACGACGCCGAACGGCTTGCGAAGGTGACCGAGTACGTGACCCTGGGGGGCCTCGCGAAACGGGCCCTCGCGGCCGGCGTCCAGCGCTTCATCGAGGGGCCCGGGCATATGCCCCTCGACCAGGTCGGCTACAACGTGCAGATGCTCAAGGAGATCTCGGACGGTGCCCCCCTCTACCTGCTCGGGCCCCTGGTGACCGACGTCGCCCCCGGCTACGACCATGTCGTCGGGGCGATGGGTTTCGCGGTCGCCGCCATGCACGGCGCCGATTTCTTCTGCATGGTCTCGCCGGCCGAGCACCTGGCCCTCCCCGACATCGACGACATCGTGGAGGGAACGCGGGTGGCGAAGATCACCGCCCATGCGGGCGACATCGTCCGCTTCGGCGCAGGCGCCCATGCGAGGGCCGACCTGAAGATGGCCGAGGCCAGACGGCGGCTCAACTGGGAGGAGCAGTTTAAGGCGGCGATGTACGGCGAACACGCCCGAACGATCCATCAGCGCGACGGCGACCTGGAGACCTGCTCGATGTGCGGCGACCTCTGCGCCGTGAAGATGGTGCGGGATATCCTCGGGGAACGGGAAAAATAG
- a CDS encoding MBL fold metallo-hydrolase, protein MPVVWLPGEGYFANSYIFGGVLVDAGVTPLVLARHADRIESVVLTHTHYDHIAYLKEIKALTGAEVCVHAFDAAGLSGDRTSLAPVFGARPPMTVPDRILEGGERIGGLEVIHTPGHTPGGISLYSPEERALFCGDTVFPGGSFGRFDFPGGDLEALTGSIDRLAALDVEALYPGHGEPVRTGGTRHIRAAAMAVREMR, encoded by the coding sequence ATGCCAGTCGTGTGGTTGCCTGGAGAAGGATATTTCGCGAACAGTTATATCTTCGGCGGGGTGCTCGTCGACGCCGGGGTGACGCCGCTTGTGCTCGCCAGGCACGCCGACCGGATCGAGAGCGTCGTGCTCACCCATACGCACTACGATCACATCGCATACCTCAAGGAGATCAAGGCGCTCACCGGGGCCGAGGTCTGCGTCCACGCCTTCGACGCCGCCGGGCTCTCCGGGGATAGGACCAGCCTCGCGCCCGTCTTCGGCGCCCGCCCCCCGATGACCGTCCCGGACCGTATCCTCGAAGGCGGGGAGCGGATCGGCGGCCTGGAGGTGATCCACACCCCGGGCCACACGCCGGGCGGCATCTCCCTGTACAGCCCCGAGGAGCGGGCGCTCTTCTGCGGCGACACCGTCTTTCCCGGCGGATCCTTCGGACGGTTCGATTTCCCGGGCGGCGACCTCGAGGCGCTCACCGGCTCGATCGACCGTCTCGCCGCCCTGGACGTCGAGGCGCTCTACCCCGGCCACGGCGAGCCGGTCAGGACCGGCGGGACCCGCCACATCAGGGCGGCGGCCATGGCCGTGCGGGAGATGCGATGA
- the cofH gene encoding 5-amino-6-(D-ribitylamino)uracil--L-tyrosine 4-hydroxyphenyl transferase CofH: protein MIRALLDEILAGRRMTEAEALTLFSARGRDVWAIAAAADQVRQERAGDAVTYVRNQNLNVTNICINTCGFCGFCRKIGDPDAYLHDPAAVVSRLRTARERGVTEICTVSGLHPDFTVEDYVGLIRRIREEAPAAHIHASNPQEVAYAARQSGLSTREVLDRMKEAGLGSLCGTAAEILVDDVRREICPGKILTEEWVRIIREAHLMGIPSTATIMYGHIDTAADRARHLAVLREIQDETGGFTEFVPLSFIPWTTPIYTSGRARAGATGREDLLMYAVSRLFLDNIVHIQASWVKIGTKMAQIALMAGADDLGGTMFEESISKGAGATGTDYLDPAEMRRIAEDLGRPLRERTTLYRAVR from the coding sequence ATGATACGGGCGCTGCTCGACGAGATTCTCGCCGGTCGCCGGATGACCGAGGCCGAAGCGCTGACCCTTTTCTCCGCCAGGGGCCGGGATGTGTGGGCGATCGCCGCCGCCGCCGATCAGGTGCGCCAGGAGCGGGCGGGCGATGCGGTCACCTACGTGCGCAACCAGAACCTGAACGTGACGAACATCTGCATAAACACCTGCGGTTTCTGCGGGTTTTGCCGGAAGATCGGGGACCCCGACGCGTACCTTCACGATCCGGCGGCGGTGGTCTCGCGCCTGCGGACCGCCAGAGAACGCGGGGTCACCGAGATCTGCACGGTGAGCGGTCTCCACCCCGACTTTACTGTCGAGGATTATGTCGGTCTTATACGGCGGATCAGGGAGGAGGCGCCGGCGGCGCACATCCATGCCTCAAACCCCCAGGAGGTCGCCTATGCCGCCAGGCAGAGCGGGCTTTCGACCCGCGAGGTTCTGGACCGGATGAAGGAGGCGGGTCTTGGATCGCTCTGCGGCACCGCCGCCGAGATCCTGGTGGACGATGTGCGCCGGGAGATCTGTCCGGGCAAGATCCTGACCGAAGAATGGGTCAGGATCATCAGGGAGGCGCACCTGATGGGCATCCCCTCGACGGCGACGATCATGTACGGCCATATCGACACCGCCGCCGACCGCGCCCGTCACCTCGCGGTCCTGAGGGAGATCCAGGACGAGACCGGCGGGTTCACCGAGTTCGTCCCGCTCTCGTTCATCCCGTGGACCACCCCCATCTACACCTCGGGGCGGGCGCGGGCCGGTGCGACCGGGCGGGAGGACCTCCTGATGTATGCGGTCTCCCGCCTCTTCCTGGACAACATCGTCCATATCCAGGCGTCGTGGGTGAAGATCGGGACAAAAATGGCGCAGATCGCGCTCATGGCCGGCGCCGACGATCTCGGCGGGACGATGTTTGAAGAGAGCATATCGAAAGGGGCAGGGGCGACCGGGACCGATTACCTGGACCCCGCGGAGATGCGGCGGATCGCAGAGGATCTCGGCCGCCCCCTCAGGGAGCGCACGACCCTGTACCGGGCCGTGCGGTGA
- a CDS encoding GIY-YIG nuclease family protein yields MKGIYCLVLRNGACDLEVGRLGPVHFREGWHIYVGSALGPGGLAARVGRHFKLAAAQDRRPRWHIDRLLLSPAFSLEGAVCGGTEERLECRLAGAIGREGVPGFGCTDCACDSHLFYRSDDPFDEITRAFTAIGISAVTRKTNKGESDLLI; encoded by the coding sequence ATGAAAGGCATCTACTGCCTGGTCCTCAGAAACGGGGCATGCGACCTCGAGGTGGGAAGGCTCGGACCGGTCCATTTCAGAGAGGGCTGGCACATCTACGTCGGTTCGGCCCTCGGGCCCGGCGGGCTTGCCGCCCGCGTCGGCAGGCATTTCAAGCTCGCCGCCGCACAGGACCGGCGGCCGCGGTGGCACATCGACCGCCTCCTCCTCTCGCCGGCCTTCAGCCTCGAAGGGGCGGTCTGCGGCGGCACCGAAGAGAGGCTCGAGTGCCGCCTCGCCGGTGCGATCGGCCGGGAGGGGGTGCCGGGCTTCGGGTGCACCGACTGCGCCTGCGATTCGCACCTCTTTTACCGTTCTGACGACCCATTTGATGAGATAACACGGGCCTTCACCGCGATTGGCATCTCTGCCGTAACCAGAAAGACCAATAAGGGGGAGAGTGATCTCCTGATATGA
- a CDS encoding signal peptidase I, with the protein MSDKPSLQPKPGLIEQFRESQNPIVSIARDVLWAVAVVGVIALVLFLVSGTWPAVVAIESESMVPNMNVGDLVFVVAPDRFGALQTFEGAQASGYMKYNEYGDVIIYRPNGADSVHPIIHRAMMRVEGGETVDTLNGLNLGYTAPHEGYITWGDNNPVPDQVVAYPGLGQIEPVKEEWIVGKALFAVPVLGYLPLHLLEVAVALIALMILWDYLSERRKQETKSDSRKRRP; encoded by the coding sequence ATGTCGGATAAACCGTCTCTCCAACCGAAACCCGGCCTGATCGAGCAGTTCAGGGAGAGCCAGAACCCCATCGTCTCCATCGCCCGCGACGTCCTCTGGGCGGTGGCGGTCGTCGGGGTGATCGCGCTCGTCCTCTTCCTCGTCTCAGGCACCTGGCCCGCCGTGGTGGCGATCGAGTCCGAGAGCATGGTCCCGAACATGAATGTCGGCGACCTCGTCTTCGTCGTGGCGCCCGACCGTTTCGGGGCTCTCCAGACCTTCGAGGGCGCTCAGGCGTCTGGCTACATGAAATACAACGAATACGGGGACGTGATCATCTACCGGCCCAACGGGGCCGATTCGGTCCACCCGATCATCCACCGCGCCATGATGCGGGTCGAGGGAGGCGAGACGGTGGACACCCTCAACGGCCTCAACCTCGGCTATACGGCGCCGCATGAGGGGTATATCACCTGGGGCGACAACAACCCGGTCCCCGACCAGGTGGTCGCCTATCCGGGCCTCGGGCAGATCGAACCGGTGAAGGAGGAGTGGATCGTCGGCAAGGCCCTGTTTGCGGTCCCGGTGCTCGGTTACCTCCCCCTCCACCTGCTCGAGGTGGCGGTCGCCCTGATCGCCCTGATGATCCTCTGGGACTACCTGAGCGAGAGACGGAAACAAGAGACGAAGAGCGATAGCAGGAAGAGACGACCATGA
- the purE gene encoding 5-(carboxyamino)imidazole ribonucleotide mutase, protein MPDVAVITGSNSDSAIAEKAVRVLETYGLSYDVQVISAHRDPDRLDDYMRTSDAKVFIAIAGMAAALPGVVASKTKRPVIGVPVSGKLMGGLDALLSIVQMPKGVPVACVAVDGGENAAHLAARILGVA, encoded by the coding sequence ATGCCCGATGTTGCAGTGATCACAGGCTCGAACTCAGACAGTGCGATTGCCGAAAAGGCGGTAAGAGTGCTCGAAACCTACGGTCTCTCCTATGACGTCCAGGTGATCTCGGCCCACCGCGACCCCGACCGTCTCGACGACTATATGCGCACCTCCGACGCGAAGGTCTTCATCGCCATCGCCGGGATGGCGGCCGCCCTCCCCGGCGTCGTCGCCTCGAAGACGAAACGCCCGGTGATCGGGGTCCCGGTCTCGGGCAAACTGATGGGCGGGCTCGACGCCCTCCTCTCCATCGTCCAGATGCCCAAAGGCGTGCCGGTCGCCTGCGTCGCCGTGGACGGCGGCGAGAACGCAGCGCACCTTGCCGCCCGCATCCTGGGCGTCGCATGA
- a CDS encoding YunC family protein: MEGIRIPLTEKEAEGFVVPLGPANLVFAKTDIGLVGCGAFDVAALERFGYPAARVRPAEGSSIRDLDDLLAGIIAVANEPAAKRGIAPGMTGREALELL; this comes from the coding sequence ATGGAAGGCATCAGGATCCCCCTCACAGAGAAAGAGGCTGAAGGCTTTGTCGTCCCCCTCGGCCCGGCAAACCTCGTATTTGCAAAGACCGATATCGGGCTCGTCGGTTGCGGCGCCTTCGATGTGGCGGCGCTGGAGCGGTTCGGCTACCCGGCGGCACGGGTGCGACCGGCAGAGGGATCATCGATCCGCGACCTCGACGACCTCCTCGCCGGCATTATCGCCGTGGCAAACGAACCGGCGGCAAAGAGGGGTATCGCACCGGGCATGACCGGGAGAGAGGCCCTCGAACTCCTCTGA
- a CDS encoding flavodoxin family protein — translation MRKDGNTAQIVRYILAKVQTAGIETEFVSLADREIKPCTGCEKCKETKWCVIEGDDWSAVAEKMLEAEVVVLGSPTYYYDINGQMKNLIDRTYSFYHDRKLAGRNAVAVTVCADRGCERSLETIEGFLNTHQFSYLGHVCGKAYLPGEIMTDARAVRKSDEAARKIINLLQPHD, via the coding sequence ATGAGAAAGGACGGCAACACCGCCCAGATCGTGAGGTATATCCTCGCAAAGGTGCAGACGGCCGGGATCGAGACCGAGTTCGTCTCCCTTGCAGACCGGGAGATAAAACCGTGCACCGGCTGCGAAAAGTGCAAGGAGACGAAATGGTGCGTGATCGAGGGGGACGACTGGAGCGCCGTCGCTGAAAAGATGCTCGAGGCCGAGGTGGTGGTCCTGGGGTCGCCGACCTACTACTACGACATCAACGGCCAGATGAAGAACCTCATCGACCGGACCTATTCCTTCTACCACGACCGGAAGCTCGCCGGCAGAAACGCCGTCGCCGTGACGGTCTGCGCCGACCGGGGCTGCGAGCGCTCGCTTGAGACGATCGAAGGTTTCCTGAACACCCACCAGTTCTCCTATCTCGGGCATGTCTGCGGCAAGGCCTATCTCCCCGGCGAGATCATGACCGACGCCCGGGCGGTCAGAAAGTCCGACGAGGCCGCACGCAAGATCATCAACCTCCTCCAGCCTCACGACTAA
- a CDS encoding GNAT family N-acetyltransferase, which translates to MKTQPTIRSGPVLLAPLCPEDAGRISLLAGDNAVADTAVLMPHPYSEGAAEAWIAESTAGWKAGWGAAWKITRATDGLLVGEVGITMEPENLSAELGYWIGKDYWGRGYATAAAWAAVQFGFEEMGVHRVHASCLRRNAGSARVLERAGLQYEGCLREHLLHRGRFEDLLLFGAVRDGDMNPGEKEGGACSSRVCHEKHLRCVS; encoded by the coding sequence ATGAAGACCCAGCCGACCATCAGGAGCGGTCCCGTGCTCCTCGCCCCGCTGTGCCCGGAAGATGCCGGGCGCATCTCTCTCCTTGCAGGAGACAACGCTGTCGCCGACACGGCGGTCCTCATGCCCCATCCCTATTCCGAGGGAGCGGCAGAGGCCTGGATCGCGGAGAGCACGGCAGGATGGAAGGCCGGGTGGGGCGCGGCCTGGAAGATTACGAGGGCAACTGACGGCCTTCTCGTAGGAGAGGTCGGAATAACGATGGAGCCGGAAAACCTGAGCGCCGAACTCGGGTACTGGATCGGGAAGGACTACTGGGGCAGGGGCTATGCCACGGCGGCGGCGTGGGCAGCGGTGCAGTTCGGTTTTGAGGAGATGGGAGTCCACCGCGTCCACGCCTCCTGCCTCAGGCGGAACGCCGGGTCGGCGCGGGTGCTGGAGCGGGCCGGGCTGCAGTACGAGGGGTGCCTGCGGGAGCATCTCCTCCACCGGGGACGTTTCGAGGACCTGCTGCTCTTCGGGGCGGTGCGGGACGGGGACATGAACCCCGGAGAGAAGGAGGGCGGAGCCTGCTCCTCCCGGGTTTGCCATGAAAAACACCTGCGGTGTGTTTCGTAG
- a CDS encoding PAS domain S-box protein yields the protein MFVAALLLLSLVLSASAAGPDDTRSVMLLLSYNQGFAWTDDVVDGVVSVIPSDADTDLRIEYMDAKRASGDEYFERLFRIYQTKYRTDTPDVIIAEEEDAYLFLKKYRDELFPDTPVVVVGLNWREDRQAPELHHATGVMEDYEMARTIDLALALHPETGHLVVINDNISTAGKENDLILQTVLPAYRERLEVIMLSGLAAEDLYLALERLPADSVVLLLTYNQDAEGRIFTYDEMVERITRMTDAPVYGIWDFYLGKGIVGGYMTRGFEQGAAAGEIAEAILNGTPAAAIAPVVARPQAAIFDYRQLEEHGIPASALPEGSVVINRPETSIEVPIQTVYLSVVAATLLTALLAGLVLTNRRLKGAQTRLKTSEERLSAALAATNDGVWEWDLTDNRAYFSPSYYRMLGYEPGAFPASYASWEALLHPDDRDRVRSEISAAISTKNTDFQVEFRMLTREGTWKWVLGRGRVAAWDGDTPLRMVGTHVDFTGHKRVEIEREVSRKTLEEQVAKRTADLDRAVKNLSDEVRDRKAAESRLADGKERLAVTLRSIGDGVIATDTDGRIEMMNRAAEEITGWAIEEARGKHLASVLRIVDELSRKPRDDLVAQVMRENAIIELPRETVLIQKDGGERVVADSAAPIRDAESRIIGVVIVFRDVTAARQADEERTRAQKLESIGLLAGGIAHDFNNFLMGILGNIQFAAEGMEESDIRLKYLKDAEAALFRARDLTAQLLTFARGGAPVRRARHLGEMIRETATFTLRGSRSRPSFDIPEDLLPVNVDLGQIAQVIGNLVLNAAQAMEGGGIVTLSARNVDLGEETPVLKPGKYVRIEVGDTGNGIPPAVLPKIFDPYFTTKAGGRGLGLPSCLSIIQKHDGWIDVRSEVGAGTTFSVYLPAAEEKPVPDEHGEAGPEETACPGRVLIMDDEEAIRAVMKAMLTRKGFSVDTAEDGAATLERYRNAMEGGEPYDAVVLDMTIPGGMGGKETMERLREIDPAVQAIVSSGYSQDPVMASYADYGFLAALPKPYRIQDLVDALNEICRNNR from the coding sequence GTGTTCGTTGCCGCCCTCCTGCTGCTCTCTCTTGTCCTTTCGGCCTCCGCTGCAGGGCCCGACGATACCAGGAGCGTCATGCTCCTCCTCTCCTATAACCAGGGGTTTGCATGGACCGACGACGTGGTGGACGGCGTCGTCTCCGTCATCCCGTCGGACGCCGACACCGATCTCCGCATCGAGTACATGGACGCGAAGCGGGCGAGCGGGGACGAGTACTTCGAGCGCCTCTTCAGGATCTACCAGACCAAATACCGGACGGACACGCCCGACGTGATCATCGCCGAGGAGGAGGACGCCTACCTCTTCTTAAAAAAATACCGGGACGAACTCTTCCCGGACACGCCGGTCGTGGTCGTCGGCCTGAACTGGCGGGAGGACCGGCAGGCCCCTGAACTCCATCACGCCACCGGGGTGATGGAGGACTACGAGATGGCGCGGACGATCGATCTCGCCCTCGCCCTCCACCCCGAGACCGGGCACCTCGTCGTCATCAACGACAACATCTCGACCGCCGGAAAGGAAAACGACCTCATACTCCAGACGGTCCTGCCCGCATACCGGGAGCGCCTCGAGGTGATCATGCTCAGCGGCCTCGCCGCCGAAGACCTCTACCTCGCCCTGGAGCGCCTCCCCGCCGACAGCGTCGTCCTGCTCCTCACCTACAACCAGGACGCCGAAGGGCGGATCTTCACCTACGACGAGATGGTGGAACGCATCACCCGCATGACCGACGCCCCGGTCTACGGCATCTGGGACTTTTATCTCGGCAAAGGGATCGTCGGCGGCTACATGACGCGGGGGTTCGAGCAGGGCGCGGCGGCCGGCGAGATTGCAGAGGCGATCCTCAACGGCACCCCGGCGGCGGCGATCGCCCCGGTGGTGGCGCGGCCGCAGGCGGCGATCTTCGATTACCGTCAGCTCGAAGAGCACGGCATCCCGGCCTCAGCCCTGCCCGAGGGGAGCGTCGTGATAAACCGGCCGGAAACGAGCATCGAGGTTCCGATCCAGACGGTGTACCTCTCGGTCGTCGCTGCAACGCTGCTCACCGCCCTTCTCGCCGGCCTCGTCCTGACGAACAGGCGGCTCAAGGGCGCACAAACGAGGCTGAAGACAAGCGAAGAGCGGCTTTCCGCCGCACTCGCCGCCACCAACGACGGGGTGTGGGAGTGGGACCTCACCGACAACCGGGCCTATTTCAGCCCATCGTATTACCGGATGCTCGGCTACGAGCCCGGCGCATTCCCGGCGTCCTATGCCTCATGGGAGGCGCTGCTCCATCCCGACGACAGGGACCGGGTCAGGAGCGAGATCAGCGCCGCCATCTCCACGAAAAACACCGATTTTCAGGTCGAGTTCCGCATGCTCACCCGTGAAGGCACATGGAAGTGGGTCCTGGGCCGGGGGCGGGTCGCGGCGTGGGACGGCGACACCCCCCTCAGGATGGTCGGCACCCATGTGGACTTCACCGGGCACAAGCGGGTGGAGATCGAGCGGGAGGTCTCCCGCAAAACCCTCGAAGAGCAGGTCGCAAAACGCACCGCCGACCTCGACCGGGCGGTGAAAAACCTCAGCGACGAGGTCAGGGACCGGAAGGCCGCCGAGTCCAGGCTTGCAGACGGGAAAGAGCGCCTTGCAGTGACCCTGCGATCGATCGGGGACGGCGTGATCGCCACCGACACGGACGGGCGGATCGAGATGATGAACCGGGCCGCAGAGGAGATCACCGGGTGGGCGATCGAGGAGGCGCGGGGAAAACACCTCGCCTCGGTCCTCAGGATCGTCGACGAACTCAGCCGGAAACCCCGTGATGACCTGGTGGCGCAGGTGATGAGGGAGAACGCCATCATCGAGCTCCCGCGAGAGACGGTCCTGATCCAGAAGGACGGGGGCGAGCGGGTCGTCGCCGACTCGGCCGCCCCGATCCGTGATGCAGAGAGCCGGATCATCGGCGTCGTCATCGTCTTCAGGGACGTGACCGCAGCCAGGCAGGCTGACGAAGAGCGGACCAGGGCGCAGAAACTCGAGTCCATCGGCCTTCTTGCAGGCGGGATCGCCCACGACTTCAACAACTTCCTGATGGGGATCCTGGGCAACATCCAGTTCGCCGCCGAGGGGATGGAGGAGAGCGATATCAGGCTGAAGTATCTCAAAGACGCAGAAGCGGCGCTCTTCAGGGCGCGGGACCTGACGGCGCAGCTCCTCACCTTTGCACGGGGCGGAGCGCCGGTCAGGCGCGCCCGCCACCTCGGGGAGATGATCAGGGAGACGGCCACCTTCACCCTGAGAGGGTCGCGGTCGAGACCGTCCTTCGATATCCCCGAAGACCTCCTGCCGGTGAACGTGGACCTCGGCCAGATCGCGCAGGTGATCGGAAACCTCGTCCTGAACGCCGCACAGGCGATGGAGGGCGGCGGCATTGTCACCCTCTCCGCGAGAAACGTCGATCTCGGCGAAGAGACGCCCGTGCTCAAGCCCGGGAAATATGTCAGGATCGAGGTCGGCGACACCGGGAACGGCATCCCGCCCGCCGTCCTCCCGAAGATCTTCGACCCGTATTTCACCACAAAAGCCGGCGGGCGCGGGCTCGGCCTTCCCAGCTGCCTCTCCATCATCCAGAAACACGACGGCTGGATCGATGTGCGCTCCGAGGTGGGCGCCGGGACGACCTTCTCGGTCTACCTCCCCGCAGCCGAGGAAAAACCCGTCCCTGATGAGCATGGAGAGGCAGGGCCCGAAGAGACGGCATGCCCCGGCCGCGTCCTGATCATGGACGACGAGGAGGCGATCAGGGCGGTGATGAAGGCGATGCTCACCAGAAAAGGGTTCTCTGTGGACACCGCGGAGGACGGCGCCGCCACCCTCGAACGCTATAGAAATGCGATGGAAGGGGGAGAGCCCTATGACGCCGTGGTGCTGGACATGACCATCCCCGGCGGCATGGGCGGGAAGGAGACGATGGAGCGGCTCAGAGAGATCGATCCGGCAGTGCAGGCGATCGTTTCGAGCGGCTACTCGCAGGACCCGGTGATGGCGTCCTATGCAGACTACGGGTTTTTGGCGGCGCTCCCGAAACCCTACCGGATCCAGGACCTCGTCGACGCCCTCAACGAGATCTGCAGGAATAACCGATAG
- the cofH gene encoding 5-amino-6-(D-ribitylamino)uracil--L-tyrosine 4-hydroxyphenyl transferase CofH has protein sequence MTDRIRTLLSDTLAGHRMTEEEAVTLLGVKDRRIWAIAAAADEVREQKAGDAVTFVLNQNLHITNICKNLCGFCGFGRKATDADAYMLGKEQVQAQARNAGGRGVTEVCFLSGVHPAFTTESYEEMIRWVAAVLPGVDIHACSPDEVLHAAKRSGISTVEALERLRAAGLGTLQGTAAEILVDGVRDVICPKKVRTADWVRIIKEAHLMGIRSSGTIMYGSYESDADRARHLAILREIQDETGGFTELVTLPYIHQHTPLYQAGIARPGSTGREDVLLIAVSRLFLDNFQNVQVSWGKVGTKMAQACLLAGANDLGGTMFADAVTVSAGADEADYLDPAAMRRIAEDLGRPLVQRTTTYGRA, from the coding sequence ATGACAGACAGAATACGCACGCTGCTCTCCGACACGCTGGCCGGACACCGGATGACCGAGGAGGAGGCGGTCACGCTTCTCGGCGTGAAGGATCGCCGGATCTGGGCGATCGCCGCCGCCGCCGACGAGGTGCGGGAGCAGAAGGCCGGCGATGCGGTCACCTTCGTTTTGAACCAGAACCTCCATATCACCAACATCTGCAAGAACCTCTGCGGCTTCTGCGGTTTCGGCCGCAAAGCGACCGATGCGGACGCATACATGCTGGGCAAAGAGCAGGTGCAGGCGCAGGCCCGCAATGCAGGGGGGCGCGGGGTCACCGAGGTCTGTTTCCTCTCCGGCGTCCACCCGGCCTTCACCACGGAGTCCTACGAGGAGATGATCCGGTGGGTCGCCGCCGTTCTTCCCGGGGTGGACATCCACGCCTGCAGCCCGGACGAGGTGCTCCATGCCGCAAAAAGGAGCGGCATATCGACGGTCGAAGCGCTGGAACGCCTGCGGGCCGCCGGGCTCGGGACCCTCCAGGGGACGGCGGCGGAGATCCTGGTGGACGGGGTGCGCGACGTGATCTGCCCGAAAAAGGTGCGGACGGCCGACTGGGTCAGGATCATCAAAGAAGCGCACCTGATGGGGATCAGGTCGTCAGGGACGATCATGTACGGCTCGTACGAGTCGGACGCCGACCGCGCCCGCCACCTCGCGATCCTCAGGGAGATCCAGGACGAGACCGGCGGCTTCACCGAGCTGGTCACCCTCCCGTACATCCACCAGCACACCCCCCTCTACCAGGCCGGGATCGCCCGTCCGGGCTCGACCGGGCGGGAGGACGTCCTGCTCATCGCCGTATCGCGCCTCTTCCTGGACAACTTCCAGAACGTCCAGGTCTCCTGGGGCAAGGTCGGGACGAAGATGGCGCAGGCCTGCCTGCTCGCCGGGGCGAACGACCTCGGCGGGACGATGTTTGCCGATGCGGTGACGGTCTCTGCCGGCGCCGACGAGGCCGATTACCTGGACCCGGCGGCGATGCGGCGGATCGCAGAGGATCTCGGCCGCCCCCTCGTGCAGCGGACGACCACCTACGGACGGGCCTGA